Part of the Bacillota bacterium genome, CAGATGGTGATCGCCGAGGTTAAAGTGGTTTTGCCGTGGTCCACGTGCCCGATCGTCCCGATGTTGACGTGGGGTTTGGTGCGCTCAAATTTTTTCTTCGCCATCAAGAATCCTTCCTTTCTCAAGCCTTTCTTCGGATTTCTGGCAAAGAGATTAAACAGAATTCGAAAAGCTTACTTCTACATGAAGAAGAAAACTCCTGCTTGGAAGTTCAAATAACCATATTCTTTCTCCCTTATGAGAATCTTATACAAAAAGTTCCCCACGGAACCGGGGAACTTCAGAATCTTCTTTTCGCAGCCGCACACGCAGCAGCACACCCGCCTGTAATCCAAAAGATCAGGCCCCTTCCGCTGCAGCAAGGCGTACTACGGCATTTACAGGACACGCCCGGAAGCAGCGTCCGCAGCGGGTGCAAACATCTTTATTAATCGCGTAACGGGCACCTCCGTTGTAATCTACGTAAACCGCCCCGCTGCCCCCCTCAAAGAAGCATACATACCAGCAGGTCGCGCAGTCCATGCAGCTATCCGGTTGAATTTCAAAATCAAACTTATACTTCTTCTTTTTTTCTTCAGTCAACCCGTCCTCCTCCTTTCCCTAATTTTTTCCAGGAACAAAACTTCCTGCTTTTATTTTTTCGCCAGTCAATCCCAAAATCCTTCCTTCAAATTCACTTCTTTGCCCCTTGCTTTTCGTGCAAGAGATCCCCCTGCTGTAATCCCAGCAACGCTGCAGCATTCAGTCCCAGAATCTGATCCAGAAAAGATGAGGGGAGGGGGAGCTTTCTGATCCCTGCCACCTCGGCCTGCTGCGAGGTCCAGGGAGAGTCGGTTGCGAAGAGAATTTTTTTCGGGTCATGGGCAAAAATTAAACGGGTCATTTCTTCCCGGCCTAAATCGGCAAGGGAGTAAGAGGTGTCGAAGTAAATGTCTCTTCCCGCGAGATGCCTTTCAACTTCCTCCCAGCACCCGTATCCACCCATGTGGGCGGCAACAATTTTTCCGCCCGGAAAAAGCCTGACCAGCCTTGCCAGGCGCTCCGGGGTGCAGTGCACCGGGGGCGGCAGACCGATGTCGATGCCCGCATGGAAAAGGATGATTAAATCTTCGTTAAACAATGCCTCATAGATAGGAAACATACGGGGTTCATCCACAAAAAACTTCTGGTAATCCGGATGAAATTTAACCCCCCGCAGCCCCAGCTCTTTAATGTGTTTTACTTCGCCCCTCCAGTCGGCCAGGTCCGGGTGAAAACTGGCAAAGAAAACAAGATCTGCGCTTTGATTGGCGGCAGCCCAGGTGTTGATTTTCCGGACCTGCTGGGGACGGGTCGCAACAGGCTGGACAACAGAGCAAGAAATTCCTGCCTCCTGCATCGAACGCCGCAGATCGGAAATGGTGCCGTCAAGAAACGGCTTGATGCCGGCCGCCTCAGCCAGGGCGGGAACGGCCTTCTTTGCCAGTTCGTCAGGGAAGCAGTGGACGTGAAAGTCTAGCAGCAACTTTTACCCTCCAATTATCAATGGTAAACAATGATATTTCTAATTAGTTTAAAAGAGGTTCTGGAGAAAAACAAGGATCATCCCCTTGAGCCGGCCGGGATCTTTAACAAAAATTTAAAAATCTATAAAATAAAATTTGAGGGAGGTGACCTGGATGCCCGCCAATCTCACCCCCCAGTACCTCCAGGCAGAACAGCGCTACAAAACCGCAAAAACTGTTGAAGATAAAATTGCGGCGCTTGAGGAAATGCTGGCGGTAATTCCAAAACACAAGGGAACAGAAAAAATACAGGCTGATATCAAAAGGCGGCTTTCAAAACTGCGCACCGAAGGCGCTCAGAAAAGCAAAATGGCGCGCTACGACCCTTACCGCATTCCCAAGGAAGGAGCGGGCCAGGCGGTTCTCGTAGGGTTTCCCAACACCGGAAAGTCATCTCTGGTAGGCGCCCTGACAAAGGCAAAAGTCTGCGTCGCCGACTACCCTTTTTCAACAACCGTGCCCGTAGCGGGAATGATGCCCTTTGAAGACGTTTCCGTTCAGCTTGTGGATACTCCTCCCATTACCGGGGATGAAGCCGCCCCGGGGCTTGTCAACCTCTTGAGGCAGGCA contains:
- a CDS encoding amidohydrolase family protein, which encodes MLLDFHVHCFPDELAKKAVPALAEAAGIKPFLDGTISDLRRSMQEAGISCSVVQPVATRPQQVRKINTWAAANQSADLVFFASFHPDLADWRGEVKHIKELGLRGVKFHPDYQKFFVDEPRMFPIYEALFNEDLIILFHAGIDIGLPPPVHCTPERLARLVRLFPGGKIVAAHMGGYGCWEEVERHLAGRDIYFDTSYSLADLGREEMTRLIFAHDPKKILFATDSPWTSQQAEVAGIRKLPLPSSFLDQILGLNAAALLGLQQGDLLHEKQGAKK
- a CDS encoding 4Fe-4S binding protein, with the translated sequence MTEEKKKKYKFDFEIQPDSCMDCATCWYVCFFEGGSGAVYVDYNGGARYAINKDVCTRCGRCFRACPVNAVVRLAAAEGA